From Polynucleobacter sp. MWH-P3-07-1:
TTCTGACGGTAGCGGGGGTGCATGGTATTCCACGGACCGTTGGTTTAATTCAGCCTTTGTTGCTATTTTTGGCTGTGGCAGGCTCGAGATTAGCCATTAGCCATTGGCTTGGGCGTCTACACAAAGAGCGTATTCCATCCCTTAGCATGCCAAGGGTCCTAATTTATGGGGCTGGAGCAGCAGGGAGAGAGTTGGCTGCAGCTATTCGTGACAGTAGAAAAATGCAAGTAGTTGGATTTATTGATGACGACAAACATTTGCAAAACAACGATTTAAACGGCATAAAAATTTACTTCCCAATCGAAATTGATGATGTTATAAATGCTCTCAAGGTCACCGATATACTTCTGGCCATTCCATCTATTAGCCGTACAAAGCGAGCAGACATTATTGAATCTCTCGCTAAATTCAAGGTATCGATTCGTACTCTACCAAGTTTACAGGATTTAGCTAGCGGAAAAATTTCTGTATCGGATATTCATGATCTAGATATTGAAGATCTTTTGGGTCGTGAGCCCGTAATACCCGATTCAATGTTACTTGAAAAAAATATACTGGGTAAGGTAGTTTTAGTTACTGGTGCTGGCGGAACAATAGGATCTGAATTATGTCGGCAAATTGCCCGGCAAAAACCTGAGCATATTATCCTTCTTGAGCAGAGCGAATTCGCACTTTACAAGATTGATCGGGAGCTTAGACAGATCAATCACAATAGTAATTGCGATAATTTTTTAGTTACACCTATATTAGGCTCTGTTCGTAGCGAGAATTTAATCAGAAGTCTTCTCGGCCAACATCGTCCACATATTATTTTTCATGCTGCAGCCTATAAGCATGTACCGCTGGTTGAGGAAAACTCTATCGAAGGCATTCTTAACAATGCTTATGGTACTAAAAATATTGCAAATTTAGCTAGTGAGTTTGGGGTATCAAACTTTGTTTTGATTAGTACAGATAAGGCCGTGAGACCAAAAAATATCATGGGTGCGAGTAAGCGCCTGGCAGAAATGATATTGCAGGCTATGGCAAAAGATTCAGTTCAATCAAAGCGCACAATTTTTTCAATGGTACGTTTTGGAAATGTCCTTAATTCATCCGGGTCCGTCGTGCCACTTTTTCGAAAACAAATTCAAGATGGCGGCCCAGTTACCGTAACGCATCCTGAGGTTACGCGCTATTTTATGATGATTCCAGAAGCTGCACAATTGGTTATTCAGGCCAGTGCAATGGCCAAAGGCGGCGATGTATTTGTTCTTGAGATGGGTGAGCCAATTAAGATTTTTGATTTAGCAAAGAAGATGATTGCATTGTCGGGTCTAAAAATAAAAGATGAAATAAATCCTGATGGTGATATAGCTATTGAAGTGGTTGGACTAAGGCCTGGAGAAAAACTTTACGAGGAATTGCTTATCGGGGGCGAGCCCATCAGAACAGGCCACCCGTCAATATTCAGAGCGCACGAGGAGTTTATATCTATGCAAGAGTTGAGCTATTTTTTAGATGATCTTGAGAAAGTTCTCATATCATCAAGCTCTCTGGAGTCAATAAAAAAATATCTTCAAAAAGTCGTTACAAATTATGATTATCAGAGTATTTAATCTTAATTTGTAAAACTACTACTTTTCCCTGATTTAGAATTAATATATTCATAAAGCCTAATGGATCATGGCTCAAGTAGTGACATATAATAAGATATTATTATGAGCCAAAATAAGAACAATTTTATTTCTTATAGGTATTTGAGGATTTGATATTTTCAACAAGTGAAGTTAAATTTAGGTGAGCGGAAAAAATAATTGAATATTAATGATTTAAGAATTGCTGAAATAATGATTAAGTCCAATCTTAAAATAAGATACAAGAGGACTATTTTGGGTTTATTCTGGTCACTGCTAAATCCACTGCTCTCAGTTTCATTTATATCACTAATATGGTCTGCACTTTTGGGGCAAACCTACTCTACATATTTTTTGCAGCTTTTTCCAGCATACTTGTCTTGGCAGTTATTCTCGAGCTTACTGACGGGGGCAGCAGGTTCCATGACTGGTAATGAAGGTTTAATTAAAAAGGTGCCTATTAATTTAGAAATATTTCTTCTCGTAAATCTTGGAAATCATTTAATAGATTTTTTTGTGTCAATATTCACCTTAACATTATTAGTGGCGATTATTACTTTTGCATCCAGCAGCCTACCTGACCTTGGTTTTTTATTAGCCACATCAAGTTTAGTAATTTTTGCTTACAGTGCTGGCATGATTTTATCCGTCTTAAACGTTTATTACAGAGATGTGGGATATTTGCTTGGCATCGCGCTTCAAATACTTTTTTTTATGACTCCAGTTCTGTATACAAAAAGAATGTTGGTTGGCGATCGCACTGTGGCAGATTTAGTTGTATCACTCAATCCCCTTAGTTATATGGTAGAGTTTATTCGCGATGGTTTTTCAGGAAACACCACGAATTATCCAGTGGTTATTTTAGTATTATTGTGCTGCATATTATTTTATATGTTTTCAAAGTATATATTTTCTGTATACCGAAGCAAAATTCCCCTATATTTATAAAATGTCAAAAATAAATTTCGAAAATGTATCGTTGTGCTTTAACAAGCCAACTAATATTAAAAATACAATAAAAGAAGGTGCTTTGAAATTTATTTTAAATTTTGGAAAAAATTACTATAAATATAATACATATGATGTATTAATGGATATTAATTTTTCACTATCTGACGGTGATCGTGCTGTCATAATCGGAAAAAATGGCGCAGGTAAAAGTACGTTACTTAGACTTATTGCGGGAATATATAAGCCAACAAGTGGGCGAATATCTCATCATGGCTCCATAACCTCTCTAATTGAGGTGGGTGCGGGCATGAACCCTGAGTTAACGGGGCGTGAAAATATTATACTTTCAGGATTGATTTCCGGCTTTGACATCCGGGAACTTCGCTCTCGCGAGAATGAAATAATTGATTTTGCGGATATTGGTGATTTTATTGATGTTCCAATGAAATACTACTCAACTGGCATGTGTTATCGATTATCTTTTTCTCTTGCCTTAATGGTGAGGCCTGATATTTTAGTAGTTGACGAATTATTTGCGGGTGGGGATATAAATTTTATCAGTAAATCAACAAAGCGAATTGAAGAGTTGAAAACTGAATCTTCTATTTTCATTGGGGTAACCCATGATTTAAATTATGAAAAGATTTTTTTTAATAAAATTATATACCTTAAAGATAATAAAATTTCATATGTAGGGGGTGACATTGGGGGCTGTTTAGACCGCTACCAAGATGAATCAAATTTATGAAAGGGTTTGTTGATGGAGAATAAATTATTGAGTCTATATCAGCATTGCCGAAAAAAAATAGTATTTTTAGGCAAAGAAACTTATAGAAATAAGTTTGCAAAGTATAGTTTAGCTAGGATCGTGAGAAATACAATCAAGCTAGAACTTAGAAGAAATTTAAATGAATTTTCAATTCTTTTTCCAAAACTTACGCTTTTTTACAAATTAACTTTTTGCCGTGTCTCAAAACATAAAAAAATTGGTATAAATTCTTTTGTAAGAGTAAAAAATTTATCAGTTAGCACGCTATTTAATGAGTATAAATATGATCCCAGCCCTTTTTGTGCTGAGCCCGCGATCTATGAAGGACTCTATTCAATTGAGCTTGATACTGGTTACTTCCCAAAGGTTGTAGCATTCACTGTCTCATCCGGATTCATTTTAGGCGGATCAGATTTTATCTTTACTGAGCAATACTGCGTTCATTCTGATCTATTGGATTGGAAGAGGGAGGCTCTGTTTGCAGTCACTAATAACGTGGTGATTGATTACGGGGATTCAATCTTAGTGCCTTCTAAAGGGGATATATTGGAGATTGAGAGCGGGATACATCTCGTCAATGGATTGAATGGAAACTTTGCGCATTTTTTGACTGAAACGCTTCCAAAATTGAGCGGTTTTATTCTCTCTGGCTTATATAAGAATCAGCCTATTCTTATAGATGCTGGGCTTCATAAAAATATTTATGAAGCAATTGAATTGTTGGTAGGGCAATCTATTCATATTATCAAAGTAAAAATTGGACAAAAAATTGTTTGCCAGAATTTAACTATAGTGTCGCCTACTGCACATGTTATCTATAATCACTTAGAAGTAGATTTATCTAAACCCCTAGTTTTTTCAGATAGTTATTACAATGTTAATGCTATTAAGGCAATGTCTAACCATCTAATTCAATGTCTTGGAGATTTTGAAAATAAATCAGAAAATCGCAAAATCATTTTTTTTGATAGAACTGTAGAGGGTCGAAAATTAATTAATCGAGAAGATCTCATTAGCACTCTAGTATCAAGGTCGGTTGTCATCATGGACCCCCTTCAGATTTCTTTCCGGGAGCAGATCTTTCTATTAAATAATTGTGAGGTTTTCATAACACAAGTGGGCGCTTCGCTTGTGTCTGTGTTATTTTTAAAGGTTGACGCAAAAGTTTTAACTTATGCGGGTTGGGCGGGAAATGGCGGAAATTGCCATTTCTTTATAAACCTTAGAGATGACCTCAAAAATCCAATTAAATTTTTGATATTTCCCCCACTTGCTGAATCACATTCACACGTTCACAAAGATTTTTACATGGATATTGGTTTATTTAATACTTGTTTTAATGCTTGTGCTGTTGATGAGTTGATTTAGGAAATTTTGTATCTAGAGGCGTTAATAACATTTAATGTTAACGGAGTCCTAAGGTACCAAACTTAAAAACAAATACTCAAAGAAAATAATTAGATGGACCACGCCTTGCAGGAGAGTGGTTCTGCTGTAGTATCCCCATAGATTCGTACATTTAAAAAGTTGAGTTTTCTGTTGTTTATGGCAGTATTTACAACAGGAGAATCAATATGAAGAAGTCATGATTTACAGAGACCCAAATCGTTGGGATTTTGAACTTAAACGCGTTAAGGAGCTAGAACAGCAGCTATCAGAATATAAAACGATGGTTGCTGAGCTGACCCACGATAACCGAGCGCTAAAGAACCTCATTGAAAAAAAGCTCTAGCGCCAACCGGTAAAAGAGATGCAGTCGATTACCTGGTTGGCGAAGAAGCGGTACCCATTACACGGGCTTGCGCTCATTTGGGGCTGGCCAGGTCATCGTATTACGAGCGCCCAAGGAGCAAAGCTAAAGCCGATGAGCATGTTATTGAAATACTTAATCAAGTAGTTGCCAAGAATGGGCGCTGGGGATTTAGATTATGTTTTGATTGGATGCGCAATCAGGGTTACGAGTGGAATCACAAGCGGGTATGGCGTATTTACAAGGAGATGGGCTTGAACTTGCCCAGAAGAACTAAGAAGCGCATCCCCAAGATGCCCAGAGTTCCGCTCATTGCGCCAACCCAGTCCAATACGATGTGGGCCTTAGATTTTATGTACGACACCTTGCATTACGGCAGGCCCTTTAGGACCCTGAACGTCATTGACGAATCCAACCGTGAGATCTTGGCTATTGAAATTGATATTAGTTTGCCAGCAGCCAGAGTAGTCAGAACATTGGAGCATCTGGAAGAGATCCATGGTTTACCTCAGGCGATACGTCTGGACAACGGGAGTGAACTGAGGTCTGCCGTGTTTATGGGTTGGTGCGAAGAAAAAGGGATTGAACTGAAATTTATACAACCGGGTAAGCCTCAACAAAATGCGTTTATTGAACGCTTTAATAAAACCTACCGTCATGAAGTACTCAACGCGTATTTATTTGAAAACCTCAGGGAGGTACGTGAAATTACAGAAAACTGGATCACGATTTACAACGAAGAAAGACCGCACAGCTCTCTTGGCAGAATATCGCCTAGAGACTATCGAGCAAAGGCAGAAAACAACACTTTAGGAATGTCGGCTTGACGGGGGATACTATAGCATCAAGGGCCTATGTTTTAGATTCTATCGGTAGTTGTCGGGAGATTTAAAGGTGATGCTTAGACATCCCATCCCAAAGTCGGTGAAGTTGAAGCTAAAGAGATGGTTTGGTTTGCCTTAGGGAACAACACTCGAAAACAAATACTCAAAAAAGATTGCTAGGTGCACTGCGCCTTGAAGTGCAGTGGTCTTGCCTAGACTTAGGGTAAGTCCCCCAACAAAGATGCTCAAAAAGAGCAGGGTAATATTGAGATTGCTGATACCCAGACTGAGCGGCAAGTGAAACCAGATCGCAATTGCGGCAACGGCTGGAATCGTCAGGCCAATGGTTGCAAGTGCTGATCCAAGAGCAAGATTAAGACTACTTTGCAATCGATTGGCTTTTGCTGCACGTAATGCGGCAAAACTCTCGGGGAGTAAGACCAATAATGCAATCACAATACCTACAATAGTTTTGGGCAGTCCTGCTGCTTTAACTCCGGATTCAATGGCAGGAGAAAGTGCTTTTGCCAGCCCCACAACCACGATTAAGCAAATGACGAGTAGGCCTAGGCTGGTGAAGGTTTTTGCATTGCTAGGCTTTTCAGCATGAATACTTTCATCATGCTGTTGGCTCTTTTCTTGCGGCAAGTAGTAATCGCGATGTGAGACCGATTGAAAGAATAAAAAGCCGCCATACATCACAAAGCTAGCAATACCAGCAAAGGCAAGTTGACTAGTGGTGAAGTCTGGCCCCGGAGTGCTGGTAGTAACAATGGGCATCACCAGTGTAAAGGTTACCAGCGTGGCGAGTACCGATAAAGAGGAAATTGCACCATCACTACGAAAGCCCATTTCATAGTGTTTACGGCCGCCTATAAAAATGCAGACGCCAATCACACCATTAAGAATAATCATCACCGTTGCAAAAACGGCATCTCGGGCAATAAATTCAGAGCCCTCATGACCGGCAAGCATCATCGAAGCAATTAAGGAAACCTCTATTACAGTGACAGCCAAAGCTAAAACTAGAGAGCCATATGGTTCACCTGTCTTATGAGCAATCACTTCAGCATGATGAACGCTTGAGAGCACAGCACCAATGAGGGCTGCAAAGAGAAAGCAGTTAAACCAAGCAGAAGTTAGCAAATTTGCCACTAGTTATATTCCTTTATGGTCAGAGCGCTAGAACTGTTTTGATATTAATCCCATTTTTACTTAGAAAACTTTCGCCATCAAGCGTATTAATCTGAGCGATGGTTGCGGCGCCAGACACCTTTCCACCAGCCTTTTTAATGAGTTTTGCGGCAGCCAAAATCGTGCCACCAGTTGCTAAGATGTCATCTACCATAAGTACCTTGGCTTCTTTTGGTAAGGCTGATTGCTGAATTTGGAGGGAGTCTGATCCATACTCTAGGCCATAGGTTTCGCTATAGGTGGCTAAAGGTAATTTATTGGGTTTACGAATCAGAATAAAAGGCTTTTGGCAGTACAGGGAAAAAGCGGAACCAAAGATAAATCCGCGGGATTCAATACCTGCAATATGTGTAAATTCATGACTGCTAAAAAGTGTACTTAAGCATTCAATGGCATACTTAAATGCAGCTGGATCCGGTAGCAACGGAGAGATGTAGCGAAATAAAATCCCTGGTTTAGGAAAATCTTCAACAATTGGCAGATAATCAAGCAAATTCATAGTTAGATACCTTATGACCTCAGAAATTGTCATTATCACCGCTCTAGATAGCGAATTAGATAAAAACTCTCTTCCCAGTGGCATCGATATTATTTATAGCGGGATTGGAAAAATCAACGCTGCTATAGCTACCTTGAATGCGATCCATGAGTTTAACCCCAAATATATAGTGAATTTTGGAACTGTTGGCACAGTTAGGCCAAGCATCCGGGGACTCATTCAGATAAAAACAGTCTTGCAAAGAGATATGTGCGCAGAGCCTCTAGCTCCTAGAGGTAAAACCCCTTTTTGTACTCGACCAGCGGAATATCATTCAATAGGTGGAAAGTATATTTGTGGCACTGGTGATAGCTTTGTGACGACTAGAGATCCATGGCTTGAAGAGCAAAAGGTTGATGTGGTGGATATGGAACTATTTGCAATTGCAGCCATAGCTCATGAGAGTAAAGTTCCTTGGTATTCATTTAAATACATTACCGATGATGCCAATGAATCTTCTGGAGCCACCTGGAGTGAGGCGGTAAATCATGGAGAGCAGTTATTTTTAGATGTATTGAAGACTAAATTTTTATAAAAATCATTCGAGTTCATAAATGAAAGCCATCATCCTCTTTGGCCACGGTGCCCGTGATACTCGCTGGCGTGAGCCTTTTGACCGCCTAGTTGCCCTCTGGCGTAACCAGCAGGGCCAGACTCCAGTCGAGTTGGCTTTCCTAGAAATGATGCAACCATCCTTATCCGAGGCCATTGCTAAGTTAACTGCTGTAGGAGCTTCTGAAATTATTGTCGTGCCAGTGTTCTTCGGCCAGGGTGGCCATCTGCGTAACGACTTTCCTAAACTACTTGAAGAGTGCCGTAGTCAATATCCCAACATTGCTTTAAGCGCTACGCCTGCCGTTGGAGAGGATGAGGCCGTCCTGCAAGCCATCATCGACTTTGGTGCCAAGGTACTGTAAATTGGCATCTATTGTTTGTACTGCTTTTATCGTTTCTAGAGCTTGGCCAATCAGAATCAATGCAGGCGAGCTAGGATCAAACCAGTGATCGGCTTTACCCTCGGCTAGTGCAATTAAATTACTTTCCCAATGACGCTCTTTTGTAGTGGAAACTGCCTCAAGAATATGGACTGGCGTATCATCTTTGTGATTCGGGTTTGAGTCAATCAATTGCTTGGCAATTTTGGCTGCATCCTTGCGCCCCATGTAATAGACCAAGGTATCGGCACTCGGATTAGGAATCGGTTGCTTCTGCTCCGTCTCCGCGCTCTCGCTAGCTTGCGCCAGAGTTATAAATGCCACACTTCTTGAGACGCCCCGCAGAGTAAGCGATTTACCTAGACTAGCAGCACCTGCTAATGCTGCAGTAATTCCAGGTACGATTTCAAATGAAATACCCGCATTAGATAGAGCAGTGATTTCTTCATCAGCTCTGCCAAAGAGCATAGGATCACCACCTTTAAGTCTGACGATAATTTGATACTTGTGCGCAGCATCGACTAAACGCTTATTGATAAATTCTTGAGCAGAAGACAGTTTTCCGCAACGTTTACCTACGGGAACCTTAATCGCATTTGGGCAAAGAGCTAACATCCCTTCGTCGACCAAAGCATCATGAAACACAATATCGGCTTTAGCCAAAAGCTTGGCGCCTCTAATCGTAATCAGATCAGCCGCTCCAGGGCCAGCACCCACCAGATAAACAGTTCCTAATATAGACATGATTACGAGCTTAGGTGACCATTGAGTCGCTCATTTAGCTGACTGCGCCTATCACGCCAGCTGTTCTGGGACGTTACGGTAAAGAGATCAAATTGCTTGAGGGCCATATCCAAGTTCTGATCAGCACGTAAGGCAAAGCTATCAAAGCCTGAGCGTGCCCCTAAAACCAATTGATCAATCAGCACATCGCCAATAGCGCGGATTTCACCTGACCAATTAAAGCGCTCACGAAGTAAAGCAGCAGTACTAAAGCTCCTACCGTCTCTAAAGATTGGAAAGTCCGCCGCTACTAATGCCCATGCAGGTTTACCTGCCTCAATCACTTCATGATGCTTCAGAATGTCCTCATCGGCAGCAAACCAAACCCCGATAGTCTTCTTTTGAATGCGTTTAGTAACTTCTGAGTCGGGATCTTGCGCTTGAGCTTGACCATGACTTAGCCACCACTGAAAAGGGGCTAAGACCTTTTGGTCTTGGTTAATCTGAGCAAGGCTGGCTTCAGCTTCTATTCCATTCCAGACTTGCCATTCATTGGCAATGATGGAGGGTTTACCACCCTTGGGATAGAGCAAGACGCTGTTGACTTGAATACTAGATTCCTTAATTGATGGGTTCTCACTCATACAACAGCTCCAGTAGTGCTTTCTTTAGATCTATTTAAATAGGCAGCTTCTTTAAAAGGCATTACACCCAAGCGGCGATAGGTCTCGATAAAGGGTTCATCAGCAGTGCGATGCTTCACAAAGGTATCGATGATGTCCGCCATCACATCGGGGATTTGCTCGGCACCAAAAGAAGGACCAATCACCTTACCAATAGATGCATGATTACCTTGCTCGCCACCCAAAGTAATTTGATACCACTCTTTACCGTCTTTATCGACACCCAGTACGCCAATATTGCCTACGTGGTGATGACCACAAGAGTTAATGCACCCTGAGATATTGAGCGAGATCTCGCCTAGATCGTGCAAGTAATCCAGATCATCAAAGCGTTCCTGAATCGCTTTCGCAATGGGGAGTGATTTAGCATTGGCTAGTGAGCAGAAGTCGCCACCAGGGCAAGCAATGATGTCAGTTAGCAGTCCAATATTCGGCAGTACCACATTTTGTGCTTTAGCCTTGTGCCACAGCTCAAGAAGCTTAGCTTGCTCAACATCAGCGAGCACTAAGTTTTGCTCATGCGTGACGCGCAGTTCACCAAAACTATATTGGTCAGCTAAATCAGCAATTGCTAGCATTTGTTCAGTGGTGGCATCTCCCGGTGCTACAGAGCCATGGGGCTTGAGGGAGAAGATTACACTGGCGTAGCCTGGTACTTGATGGGCTTTGACGTTGCGCTCTAACCATCGTGCAAAAGCGGTTCTTTCATTCTCAAGAGCACTTTGGATGAGATCTTCAGTACTAATTTGTTCTGCAGTTTTGTAAGTAGGCTTGGTAAAGTGCTTAGCAACTCGATCCCACTCCGATTGCTGGAAATTGTCATCCCCGTCTTTAATGCTTGCCCATTCACCCTCAACTTGGCGTGCGAATTCTTCTGGACCTAGGGCTTTGACCAAAATCTTAATGCGAGCTTTGTAAATATTGTCGCGTCTGCCAAAGCGGTTGTAAACGCGCAGCAGAGCAGTTAAATAAGATGGCAATACATTCCAAGGCAGATTCTCTTTGATGAGTGAGCCTAGGATGGGGGTGCGGCCCATGCCGCCACCAGCATAGATGTCTGCTACAAGTTCGCCATTCTCATTTTTCTTCAGTGAAATACCCACATCGTGACACAAGAGGATCGTACGATCCTCTTTAGCGCCACACACGGCAAACTTAAATTTTCGTGGCAGAAATGCAAACTCGGGATGCAATGTTGACCATTGGCGGAGTAATTCACAAACGGGGCGAGGATCGACATATTCATCAGCGGCGACTCCAGCAAAAGCATCGCTCGTAATATTCCGAATACAGTTGCCTGAAGTTTGAATGGCGTGCATTTGCACTTTAGCCAGGTCAGCCAAAATCGCTGGCGACTCTTCTAGCTTGATCCAATTAAATTGAATGTTCTGACGGGTCGTAAAGTGACCATAGCCACGATCGTATTTATCGGCAATATGGGCTAAGGTTCGCAGCTGATCTGAGCTAAGTAAACCATAAGGAATGGCAACTCTGAGCATATAAGCATGGCGTTGGTGATACAAGCCATTTTGCAGGCGCAGTGGCCGAAACTCTTCCTCAGGCAAAGTGCCGTTGATGCGGCGGTCCACCTGGTCTTTAAATTGAATAACCCGCTCATTGACCAGGGTTTGGTCGATATAGTCGTATTTGTACATAGCCTATGATTTTCAGGGATTTTTGATATTTCTTCAAATAATCATAAATTCAGTTCATATATGCTTTTTGATATATCAATCCCTGTCCTGATTTGAGTCAAATTAGCTATCGCGATGAGGTATATTTCTTCAATGACTAGCCCTCAACCCCCTCAAAATATTGCCTCTAACCCCTATGATGCGGAGTTTGAAGACTACCAAGCTACCAGAAGTCAGTTTTGGGATCAAATTAATGACAAACGCTCCTTATCTTTGGGCGGCTACTACCAAAAGAGGCTAGCCCACATCTATCAAAATATCGTACCCGCTGACTCTCAGGTGCTAGAGCTTGGCTGCAAAGACGGCAAATTACTCCATGCCCTAAAGCCCTCAATTGGAGTGGGAGTCGATTTTAGTAAGGAGGCTATTAGTCACGCTAAAAAACGTTATCCCACCTTGGAGTTTGTTCAAATCGACGCCCATCAATTACAACTAGGTGCTCTAGGTGGACGCCAGTTCGATTACATCATCGTCTCAGACTTGGTCAATGACTTATGGGATGTGCAAACCGTATTGGATAGCGTGCGCCCGTTTTGTCATCCTCAAACCCGCTTGGTCTTTAATTTCTTTAGTCATGTGTGGAATTTGCCCTTACGAGCTGCTCGCGCACTGGGTTTAGCAACACCCAATCTGCCGCAAAACTGGCTGACCAAGCATGATATGAATAACCTACTAGAGATTGCTCAATACGAGACCCTACGACAGTGGCGTGAAATCATTGCGCCACTCAATATTCCCCTTGTCTCTAATTTCTGTAACCGCTACCTGGCCAAAATTTGGCCTTTTGAATTGCTCGCCATTACTAATTTCATCGTAGCAAGACCCGTCGGTATGCAGCTGATTAAAAAACCTACAGTCTCAGTAGTGATTGCAGCGCGTAATGAGTCTGGCCATATTGCTGAGCTGATTGCACGAGTACCGGAGATGGGTGGCGGAACGCAAATTGTTTTTGTAGAAGGCAATTCAACTGATGACACCTATGATGTGATTGCTAGCGAAATCGCCAAGCATCCCGAACGCAATTGCATGCTACTGAAGCAAACCGGCAAAGGCAAAGGCAATGCAGTACGGAATGGTTTTGATGCGGCAACCGGCGATATTTTGATGATTCTCGATGCTGACATTACTGTGCCACCAGAAGATCTTGAGCGTTGCTATTTAATTATGGCTAGTGGTTTAGGTGAGTTTGTGAACGGCGTCCGCCTGGTCTATCCAATGCAAGATGAAGCGATGCGATTTTTAAATCTACTGGGTAATAAGTTTTTCTCCTGGGCATTTAGTTGGTTAATTGGACAGCCGATCCGCGATACCTTATGCGGTACTAAAGTGCTCTGGAAAACAGACTACCAGCGCATTGCCGATAACCGCAAGTACTTTGGTGACTTTGATCCTTTTGGCGACTTTGACTTACTCTTTGGCGCCGCGCGCTTAAACTTGAAGATTGTCGAAGTACCCATTCGCTATAGAGCTCGTCGTTACGGAGAAACCAATATCTCGCGCTGGAGCCATGGGTGGTTGTTACTCAAAATGGTCGCATTTGCAGCCCGCCGGATTAAGTTTATTTAATTCAGTTTTCTTTATTTTTGGATTAGTGCTCAGGCCCAGGTTGAGCGCATGCCTCAGCAATTCTGGTCTCACTCATTTGCACATGAGTATGCACTACCTCAGAATGGCAGAAGGGGTGACTACCTTTCCGAATCAGCCAATTGTAGTAATGGGTATAAGGCACCAGATTAGCCAGAACGGTCAAAAAGATTAAACCACCCAGCACTTTAAACTGCAAAGTTTTTGTCATTTTGCTGATGAGCAAAAGCGCATAAGTCAGTAAGAAGAA
This genomic window contains:
- a CDS encoding adenine phosphoribosyltransferase — encoded protein: MNLLDYLPIVEDFPKPGILFRYISPLLPDPAAFKYAIECLSTLFSSHEFTHIAGIESRGFIFGSAFSLYCQKPFILIRKPNKLPLATYSETYGLEYGSDSLQIQQSALPKEAKVLMVDDILATGGTILAAAKLIKKAGGKVSGAATIAQINTLDGESFLSKNGINIKTVLAL
- a CDS encoding DUF934 domain-containing protein yields the protein MSENPSIKESSIQVNSVLLYPKGGKPSIIANEWQVWNGIEAEASLAQINQDQKVLAPFQWWLSHGQAQAQDPDSEVTKRIQKKTIGVWFAADEDILKHHEVIEAGKPAWALVAADFPIFRDGRSFSTAALLRERFNWSGEIRAIGDVLIDQLVLGARSGFDSFALRADQNLDMALKQFDLFTVTSQNSWRDRRSQLNERLNGHLSS
- a CDS encoding 5'-methylthioadenosine nucleosidase, coding for MTSEIVIITALDSELDKNSLPSGIDIIYSGIGKINAAIATLNAIHEFNPKYIVNFGTVGTVRPSIRGLIQIKTVLQRDMCAEPLAPRGKTPFCTRPAEYHSIGGKYICGTGDSFVTTRDPWLEEQKVDVVDMELFAIAAIAHESKVPWYSFKYITDDANESSGATWSEAVNHGEQLFLDVLKTKFL
- a CDS encoding nitrite/sulfite reductase, with amino-acid sequence MYKYDYIDQTLVNERVIQFKDQVDRRINGTLPEEEFRPLRLQNGLYHQRHAYMLRVAIPYGLLSSDQLRTLAHIADKYDRGYGHFTTRQNIQFNWIKLEESPAILADLAKVQMHAIQTSGNCIRNITSDAFAGVAADEYVDPRPVCELLRQWSTLHPEFAFLPRKFKFAVCGAKEDRTILLCHDVGISLKKNENGELVADIYAGGGMGRTPILGSLIKENLPWNVLPSYLTALLRVYNRFGRRDNIYKARIKILVKALGPEEFARQVEGEWASIKDGDDNFQQSEWDRVAKHFTKPTYKTAEQISTEDLIQSALENERTAFARWLERNVKAHQVPGYASVIFSLKPHGSVAPGDATTEQMLAIADLADQYSFGELRVTHEQNLVLADVEQAKLLELWHKAKAQNVVLPNIGLLTDIIACPGGDFCSLANAKSLPIAKAIQERFDDLDYLHDLGEISLNISGCINSCGHHHVGNIGVLGVDKDGKEWYQITLGGEQGNHASIGKVIGPSFGAEQIPDVMADIIDTFVKHRTADEPFIETYRRLGVMPFKEAAYLNRSKESTTGAVV
- a CDS encoding sirohydrochlorin chelatase, with the protein product MKAIILFGHGARDTRWREPFDRLVALWRNQQGQTPVELAFLEMMQPSLSEAIAKLTAVGASEIIVVPVFFGQGGHLRNDFPKLLEECRSQYPNIALSATPAVGEDEAVLQAIIDFGAKVL
- the cobA gene encoding uroporphyrinogen-III C-methyltransferase: MSILGTVYLVGAGPGAADLITIRGAKLLAKADIVFHDALVDEGMLALCPNAIKVPVGKRCGKLSSAQEFINKRLVDAAHKYQIIVRLKGGDPMLFGRADEEITALSNAGISFEIVPGITAALAGAASLGKSLTLRGVSRSVAFITLAQASESAETEQKQPIPNPSADTLVYYMGRKDAAKIAKQLIDSNPNHKDDTPVHILEAVSTTKERHWESNLIALAEGKADHWFDPSSPALILIGQALETIKAVQTIDANLQYLGTKVDDGLQDGLILSNGRRSA
- a CDS encoding glycosyltransferase; translation: MTSPQPPQNIASNPYDAEFEDYQATRSQFWDQINDKRSLSLGGYYQKRLAHIYQNIVPADSQVLELGCKDGKLLHALKPSIGVGVDFSKEAISHAKKRYPTLEFVQIDAHQLQLGALGGRQFDYIIVSDLVNDLWDVQTVLDSVRPFCHPQTRLVFNFFSHVWNLPLRAARALGLATPNLPQNWLTKHDMNNLLEIAQYETLRQWREIIAPLNIPLVSNFCNRYLAKIWPFELLAITNFIVARPVGMQLIKKPTVSVVIAARNESGHIAELIARVPEMGGGTQIVFVEGNSTDDTYDVIASEIAKHPERNCMLLKQTGKGKGNAVRNGFDAATGDILMILDADITVPPEDLERCYLIMASGLGEFVNGVRLVYPMQDEAMRFLNLLGNKFFSWAFSWLIGQPIRDTLCGTKVLWKTDYQRIADNRKYFGDFDPFGDFDLLFGAARLNLKIVEVPIRYRARRYGETNISRWSHGWLLLKMVAFAARRIKFI